CTTCTATGGACGTGGAGCTAACGGTTGAGGAAAGAAATCTGCTATCGGTGGCTTACAAAAACGTCATCGGTGCACGCCGTGCTTCCTGGCGGATAATCTCTTCGATAGAGCAGAAGGAAGAGAATAAGGTGTGAACTCCATGAACTGTACTGGATGCAAAAAAGCCTCCGCAGATAAGGACAATTGTTCActaaatgatttttatttctttactttttaTCCTTATTTATCACAGGCAGTCGAGGAGAAGCTCGAAATGATAAAGAACTACCGCTCACAGGTTGAGAAGGAACTGCGCGATATCTGCTCAGACATCCTTGAGGTGCTCGATAAGCATTTGATCCCGTGTGCAACGACCGGTGAAAGCAAGGTATTTTATTACAAGATGAAGGGCGATTATCATCGCTATCTGGCAGAGTTTGCGACCGGTGGCGATCGCAAAGATGCTGCCGAAAACTCGCTCGTTGCGTACAAGGCTGCCAGTGATATCGCGATGACTGACCTTCCACCAACGCACCCAATCCGATTGGGATTGGCTTTGAACTTCTCAGTGAGTAACTCTGCAAGTTTTGGTTAAGAGCGAATAGAAAATAGGTAGAATATGGAAACCaacgcttttttgttgtattatttCCTGTTTAGGTATTTTACTACGAAATCCTGAACTCTCCGGATCGTGCCTGCCGTCTAGCGAAAGCTGCGTTCGACGATGCTATTGCCGAACTGGATACTCTGAGCGAAGAAAGCTACAAAGATTCAACGCTAATCATGCAGTTGCTTCGAGACAACCTCACCTTATGGACATCCGACATGCAGGCTGACGGTAAGAAGAAATAACATTAAAGCGAATTGTGTTTCTGTCAACTCAATCGCTTGTTAGCAGTTTTATGTGTCGCTTATTTTCTTAATCAAACAGATTTTAGATAGAAGCTAATACTAATTCCAATttcatgtgttttgttttcttttttcttctcgttgcCACACAGGAGAAGGTGAACAGAAGGAACAAATCCAGGATGTCGAAGACCAAGACGTGTCGTAATTTGCGCGCGTCTCGTTTTATGTgtgagtttattttattaattaaaaaaagcaagatAAGAGATAAGCATtaagaaataagaaaataaacataagAAATATACACAAAACACAGACATAGAGAGCAAAAGGGatggaataaaagaaaaaaatcttcttGCAAATGATCGTTCCACTCCCCCAGCAGCAGTTCAAGTGTGAATTATCCAGTCCCGGTAGCATTATTAACCAACATTTCCAGAGAAGACAGAGAGCGACTAGAACGTAAAACACAGGACTAAATATGAAAGGAATAATTAAAGGCAGTACTTTCGATTGCACCTTACGTAGAGGAAGACCATCAAAAtggaaagagcgagagagtaaGAGCAAAAAATGGGAATTCATTGAAAAATAAGgagtgaaataaaacatcatttattcataaaataatacacacatacacacgcgtgAAAAGCGAATTATCTCTTAAACAACAATGCAAAATCGTAAAAAAGCATAATAACAACAGAAGCGCAAAGAAAAATCTAATCTTGTAGGATATCACACACCAACCATACAACACTGTgttggagagaaagagagaaagttTCCTATTGTAGAGAGAGACAGGCAGCGCGCAACAATGTAAGAAAAACTCACAGCAAAACCGAACAAGATCAGtaacttcaaaacaaaacctctaAAATGATATGTGCAGTTTATGTAGATTTCGAGGCTCCCGGAAAGAACATACTCTTACttaaacacacactctcttGTACTTCTCCGCATTTTTGTCTTGTCCCAGGTTTCTCCCCCCAAGTTTCATTGCATAAATCACTTGCGTCTCTCGGAACGTTTCCTTGCGCGTTTTTGTACCAGCTTTGTGAAGGCATTATCATACCCGGCCTCCCTCGTAGTACACTACTTCATACTTTAAGTAAAATTAGCTACATTCTCATAGTTATAGataaaggaagaaaatgtttcGTGTTTCATCCTAGCAAAACGAACAACTTCACATCCACTGATCCACCCGTCATCTGCAATCACAACATCATCACAACCCGCCTATTCGATATCTCTTCTATGCGAGCTCAGCCTGATGTTGTCATTGCGCCTACATCACGATCGACCTGGTCAATCATTCCACTCTCAGTTTTCCTTATGATATGCGGCGTACATATACGGCGTATGCCGTATAATTCAATGATATCCATCACTCTTACCTCGCTTCTGTGCCACAGTGTAACAGTAGACTAGAGTTAGTGCAAGAGCGTCTGTAGGAGATTCTCAgctttgaaatattttcgCTTTATTGCTACGTGTCGGAAATCACATGTGTTGTGTGTGACATGTTTTTCGAATTGTGGATCCTGATGCGATCCAAACGCTTTCTAGCAGCCACACAAATGTATGAAAGTGCACTCTGTTCTGCCTGCAAAATATATTGCAACTAATTAATTAAGATGGTTACGTAGGGTTGTGGAGTCATTGCAGGCGACGGGCAACATGGAGTTGTAAAGCGATTATATCGCCACTACTACTTCGTTTCTAATTTTCAGTGCTGTGTGGGAGTAGGGAATTAAAAGTATAACTTGACGCATTTTTCCATTCCCACACGAAACATCCTTCATCTATTTTAACTTTGCTTTACCAGACGCTTTTGTTACTCAAGCACTTACCGAAGAGGAAGCAACAAACTATTGCCCGTGTGTGTATTGTTCCGACTCTAGGAAGAACAGTTCTAGAGGTGTGTGGCAAAGCTATAGTGTAGCGCACTCTATCCTCCAGCCCGTGACGACCTCCACCAGGGCTTGTGTTAATTGTCCCAGCTTTTGATGATACTAATAACATAATGCGGTATACCTAATGCAAaagcacataaacacacacatacacactatCACGCAGCGGGAGGAAGAGTAAAGCGTGTTCAATAAACATGAAAATTAAAGTAAAGCATCCAGAGCAGtgaacaaaagaagaagaaaaatggcaaagaaattgagaaacacaaaaatcatCAATCAAACCCATTGAAtgtgtattgtttttgtcaatatatattaaaataaagaaataactATGGAAAACCGTAAGCGATGTAGAATCAACAGCGCGCCAAGTCACatcagcaaaacaaatgcaataaaagaaatgggaaaatggaatggaaggaAATTGATTACATTTGACGCGGACTTTAAATGGATGGTGATGGGGGTGTCCGATAGTAgggttttgttcgttttttttgttataagtaATATAAACTATAGCCCCCATAGCAATGTGTGGCTAGATTATGCGTTGAGAGTTGGAAGTATGACTGTTGCATGTGCTGGCTTTGTTGTGGTGGAGCATCAAAAATGCGAATTTGGCAAGTTTCGgaaagtttttgtttattaacagTGCGCGTATTATGAGCTTGAGGTAGATTTAGCTTATCTTTcatcattatttttatgtttcggtCGTGATATTACGTTACTAGTAACATTCCAATAACACAAGGTACACGTTACTacatatatttaatataacttATAAAATTAgactcgcgcgcgcacaccgACCGATCGCACCAAGCGGATTTGCGccattccctttttcggtgTAGGGCCCATTGACCTGCCGAGCTGATCCTTCACCTATACATCGACACGTTGACAGCTTGACTGTCAACGGCGAGCAACTGGTCTAATCAGCTCGGCCAGGTTGGATCACAACATCTCCCCCTCTTTAATAGAGCCGATACGCGTCGAGCCTACGCGGAAGTCTTCTAAGCCTAGAAGACCGGCGTGGCGAATGAACCGCTGGTTGACTGGTAACCGCGGACGTAGGCTTTTGACGGATTGATGAATCTAAGCGGATTGATGGATCCAGGCGAATTGATGGCTTCTGGCGGTGAGGTTGCGATGTACCCGGTGAATGCGGTAAGGGCACTTCATCAATTGAAGCCCTTCGTTGGTTTGCCGGTGCATTCGCTTTTCGCGGACTCTCGTCTAGAAGGTCCGACGGCAATTGATCACTGGGATGGCTGTCGAGATACGAGCCATCACATACACGCCTGCGAAGCTGGTTCACGTGGCGTCGATGTGTCTGCCGGTTATGCGTCGTGATTTCGTACATCACGTCGCCGATTCGTTTGGAGACCTTACCGGCGACCCATTTCCAGGTATTTCGGTGGAACATTTTGGCGAATACAGGATCTCCTAACCGAAATTGTCTTCCGTTATACGGTTCTTTGGCTTGCGGATGGGCAGGTTCGGTTTGTAACGATGACGGTGGGCGTAGCAACTCCAAAGACGTTCTAATGTTTCGACCGAACATGATGTCAGCCGGCGTACGCCCATCAAGGCCAGGATGCGGTGTCGAGCGATAGGATAAGAGGAAGGTTTCCTGAGCTTCCTCGAGAGGAACGCTATCCGTTCGAATTTTACGTAGGGCGCGCTTGAAGGTATCCACGAATCGTTCGGCCTGTCCGTTAGACTGCGGATGAAACGGTGCCGTGGTAACATGTTCGATGCCATTGTGGATACAAAAATCGCTGAATGCTTCACTGGTGAATTGAGCCCCGTTATCGCTGATTAGCTTCCGTGGCATACCGAAACGTGCAAAAATATTTCGCAGAATTGAAATGGTAGCCATGGCGGTTGTGGTTGACGTCTTAACGATTTCGGGCCACTTGGATAGTGCGTCAACGACGATAAGAAAGTAGTGACCCTCTATTGGCCCGGCGTAGTCTATATGTACACGCTCCCATGGCTTCGACGGTTTCGGCCAAGACTGTGGCTCGGCGATGGGAGGTGATTTAGCAGCTGCCATACAGGGTGTACAGCTGGCTACGCGGTCGGCTATATCCCCATCTAATGAAGGCCAATAAATGTAGCTGCGTGCTATCGCCTTCATACGCTGGATTCCCGGATGCCCTGCGTGGAGTTGTTCTAGGCATCGAAGTCGCAGCTTTTCGGGGATGACCACTCTCTCTTTAAAAAGAATGCAGCTTCCTACCGTTGAGAGAGCGTCCTTTCGGTTGTGAAATGCCGATAGCGCTGTTCCGAATGATTCATTGCGTGGCCAGCCCTCGAGAACGTATTTGTGCACCTTCCGCAGTAGGGGAtccgtctgtgtgtgttgttcAACGTCTCTGAAATTAAGAGGAAATGAATCGATTGCTTTTACCACAACAGATCTTACGTCGTTTTCTAATTCGAGGCTGGCGATGACGTATTCGGTTTCGGGCTTTGCGTGATCCCTGATCAGCCTAGATAGAATGTCAGCATTCCCAAAATCGCCGGTAGGCACGTACTCGATCGTAAAATCGTACAACTGCAACGTCAGCGCGAAGCGCTGCAGTCGATTCGCCGTGTACACTGGAATGCCTTTCTTGGAACCGAAAATACGTAGCAATGGTCGATGATCGGTTTGGAGGCGGAACGGACGACCATACAGCATCTTATGGAACTTGGTGACGGCGAATATTATAGCTAACCCTTCCCGGTCTATCT
The Anopheles moucheti chromosome 2, idAnoMoucSN_F20_07, whole genome shotgun sequence genome window above contains:
- the LOC128299624 gene encoding 14-3-3 protein epsilon isoform X2, which gives rise to MSERENNIYKAKLAEQAERYDEMVEAMKKVASMDVELTVEERNLLSVAYKNVIGARRASWRIISSIEQKEENKAVEEKLEMIKNYRSQVEKELRDICSDILEVLDKHLIPCATTGESKVFYYKMKGDYHRYLAEFATGGDRKDAAENSLVAYKAASDIAMTDLPPTHPIRLGLALNFSVFYYEILNSPDRACRLAKAAFDDAIAELDTLSEESYKDSTLIMQLLRDNLTLWTSDMQADGKKKGEGEQKEQIQDVEDQDVS
- the LOC128299624 gene encoding 14-3-3 protein epsilon isoform X3 → MSERENNIYKAKLAEQAERYDEMVEAMKKVASMDVELTVEERNLLSVAYKNVIGARRASWRIISSIEQKEENKAVEEKLEMIKNYRSQVEKELRDICSDILEVLDKHLIPCATTGESKVFYYKMKGDYHRYLAEFATGGDRKDAAENSLVAYKAASDIAMTDLPPTHPIRLGLALNFSVFYYEILNSPDRACRLAKAAFDDAIAELDTLSEESYKDSTLIMQLLRDNLTLWTSDMQADGKTGEGEQKEQIQDVEDQDVS
- the LOC128299624 gene encoding 14-3-3 protein epsilon isoform X1, whose product is MSERENNIYKAKLAEQAERYDEMVEAMKKVASMDVELTVEERNLLSVAYKNVIGARRASWRIISSIEQKEENKAVEEKLEMIKNYRSQVEKELRDICSDILEVLDKHLIPCATTGESKVFYYKMKGDYHRYLAEFATGGDRKDAAENSLVAYKAASDIAMTDLPPTHPIRLGLALNFSVFYYEILNSPDRACRLAKAAFDDAIAELDTLSEESYKDSTLIMQLLRDNLTLWTSDMQADGEGEQKEQIQDVEDQDVS